One Brachybacterium aquaticum genomic region harbors:
- a CDS encoding metallophosphoesterase family protein: MRILHLSDTHLYGDPAARHYDRIDTAEALRGLLARLEGLEGIDAVVHTGDASEDGSAESYRLLHEILDPFAAQLGAALVVTMGNHDVSAVYAETVAPGERLPERQDRVVELPGGGRVVVLDSSVPGAGYGHLEKAQREWLAGVLATPAPGGTVLAIHHPPLVAATALLRGLDLDGLDELAAVLAGSDVRIVLSGHYHHEMTGQIAGIPVHVAPGVTNVVDPIGAGRSEQALALSGLSLVEVGEGAPRVVSSVFTSAGDVLGDAEQPVYRFTPEQVEQIIAAAGR, encoded by the coding sequence ATGCGCATCCTCCACCTCAGCGACACGCACCTCTACGGCGACCCCGCCGCCCGCCACTACGACCGCATCGACACCGCCGAGGCCCTGCGCGGCCTGCTCGCCCGGCTCGAGGGCCTGGAGGGGATCGACGCGGTGGTCCACACCGGCGACGCCTCCGAGGACGGCTCCGCGGAGAGCTACCGCCTCCTCCACGAGATCCTCGACCCCTTCGCCGCCCAGCTCGGCGCCGCACTCGTGGTCACCATGGGCAACCACGACGTCTCCGCCGTGTACGCGGAGACCGTCGCGCCGGGGGAGCGGCTGCCCGAGCGCCAGGACCGGGTGGTGGAGCTGCCCGGCGGCGGGCGGGTGGTGGTGCTGGACTCGAGCGTCCCCGGTGCCGGCTACGGCCACCTCGAGAAGGCCCAGCGCGAGTGGCTCGCGGGCGTGCTCGCGACGCCCGCGCCCGGCGGGACCGTGCTCGCGATCCACCACCCGCCGCTCGTCGCCGCGACCGCACTGCTGCGGGGCCTGGACCTCGACGGCCTCGACGAGCTCGCTGCGGTGCTCGCCGGCTCGGACGTGCGGATCGTGCTGTCCGGCCACTACCACCACGAGATGACCGGGCAGATCGCGGGGATCCCTGTGCACGTCGCCCCCGGCGTCACCAACGTCGTGGACCCGATCGGTGCAGGACGCAGCGAGCAGGCCCTCGCGCTGTCCGGCCTCAGCCTCGTCGAGGTGGGGGAGGGAGCGCCCCGCGTGGTCAGTTCCGTGTTCACGAGCGCCGGGGACGTGCTGGGGGATGCGGAGCAGCCGGTCTACCGCTTCACCCCGGAGCAGGTCGAGCAGATCATCGCCGCCGCCGGGCGCTGA
- the groL gene encoding chaperonin GroEL (60 kDa chaperone family; promotes refolding of misfolded polypeptides especially under stressful conditions; forms two stacked rings of heptamers to form a barrel-shaped 14mer; ends can be capped by GroES; misfolded proteins enter the barrel where they are refolded when GroES binds), translating into MAKEILYNEEARRALERGVDKLANTVKVTLGPKGRNVVLDKKWGAPTITNDGVTIAREIELEDPYENLGAQLTKEVATKTNDVAGDGTTTATVLAQAIVHEGLRNVASGAAPAALKRGIEKAVEALSEKLGEIATPVDGKAQIASVASVSSQDREIGDLLAEAFDKVGKDGVITVEESSTTAMELDFTEGMQFDKGYISPHFVTDADRQETVLEDAQVLLHQGKISAVADILPLLEKVVEGGKPLFIIAEDVDGEALSTLVVNKIRGTFKGAAVKAPAFGDRRKAMLQDIAVLTGAQVVTSDLGLDLKTVGTEVLGHAGRVVVTKDSTTIVGGAGDDQAVADRVAQIRAEIENTDSDWDREKLQERLAKLAGGVSVIKVGAHTEVELKEKKMRIEDAVSATRAAIEEGIVAGGGSAIVQASAVLDGDLGLTGDEAVGVRAVARAVVEPLRWIAENAGLEGYVVVEKVKESPVGTGLNAATDEYVDLVAAGIIDPVKVTRSALRNASSIAGLVLTTETLVIEKKDEDEE; encoded by the coding sequence ATGGCCAAGGAGATCCTGTACAACGAGGAGGCGCGTCGCGCCCTCGAGCGGGGCGTCGACAAGCTCGCCAACACCGTCAAGGTGACGCTCGGCCCCAAGGGCCGCAACGTCGTCCTCGACAAGAAGTGGGGCGCCCCCACCATCACCAACGACGGCGTGACCATCGCCCGTGAGATCGAGCTCGAGGATCCGTACGAAAACCTCGGCGCGCAGCTCACCAAGGAGGTCGCGACCAAGACCAACGACGTGGCCGGCGACGGCACCACCACCGCCACCGTCCTCGCCCAGGCCATCGTCCACGAGGGCCTGCGCAACGTCGCCTCCGGCGCCGCTCCCGCCGCCCTCAAGCGCGGCATCGAGAAGGCCGTCGAGGCGCTCTCCGAGAAGCTCGGCGAGATCGCCACCCCGGTCGACGGCAAGGCACAGATCGCCTCTGTCGCCTCCGTCTCCAGCCAGGACCGCGAGATCGGCGACCTGCTCGCCGAGGCGTTCGACAAGGTGGGCAAGGACGGCGTCATCACCGTGGAGGAGTCCTCCACGACCGCGATGGAGCTGGACTTCACCGAGGGCATGCAGTTCGACAAGGGCTACATCTCCCCGCACTTCGTCACCGACGCGGACCGCCAGGAGACCGTGCTCGAGGACGCCCAGGTGCTGCTGCACCAGGGCAAGATCTCGGCCGTGGCCGACATCCTGCCGCTGCTGGAGAAGGTCGTCGAGGGCGGCAAGCCGCTGTTCATCATCGCGGAGGACGTCGACGGCGAGGCCCTGTCCACGCTGGTCGTCAACAAGATCCGCGGCACCTTCAAGGGCGCTGCCGTGAAGGCCCCGGCCTTCGGTGACCGCCGCAAGGCCATGCTGCAGGACATCGCGGTGCTCACCGGCGCCCAGGTCGTCACCTCCGACCTCGGTCTGGACCTCAAGACCGTCGGCACCGAGGTGCTCGGCCACGCCGGTCGCGTCGTCGTCACCAAGGACTCCACCACCATCGTGGGCGGCGCCGGTGACGACCAGGCCGTGGCCGACCGCGTCGCGCAGATCCGCGCCGAGATCGAGAACACCGACTCCGACTGGGATCGCGAGAAGCTCCAGGAGCGCCTCGCGAAGCTGGCCGGCGGCGTGTCCGTGATCAAGGTCGGGGCTCACACCGAGGTGGAGCTCAAGGAGAAGAAGATGCGCATCGAGGACGCGGTCTCCGCGACCCGCGCTGCCATCGAGGAGGGCATCGTGGCCGGTGGCGGCAGCGCCATCGTCCAGGCGTCCGCCGTCCTGGACGGCGACCTCGGCCTGACCGGTGACGAGGCCGTGGGCGTGCGCGCCGTGGCCCGTGCGGTCGTCGAGCCGCTGCGCTGGATCGCCGAGAACGCCGGGCTCGAGGGCTACGTCGTGGTGGAGAAGGTCAAGGAGTCGCCCGTCGGCACCGGCCTGAACGCCGCCACCGACGAGTACGTCGACCTGGTCGCCGCCGGGATCATCGACCCGGTCAAGGTCACCCGCTCCGCCCTGCGGAACGCGTCCTCGATCGCGGGCCTGGTCCTGACGACCGAGACCCTCGTGATCGAGAAGAAGGACGAGGACGAGGAGTGA
- a CDS encoding threonine/serine ThrE exporter family protein, with protein sequence MNEQEGRASRHEPVPTTTSPIGMPDSLTVRSEAAAAVGAELLASGMASYRVRWAMSRTAHALGLDSFTSLVSYTDITATATLNGRYRTRLTQPRHVGVDVDHLHRTQRFVETLPERGVTADEVFAALAAIRARGPLHGRVVNALAAGFACAAFAVLNQAGPVEAGAAGLAATVGQAVRRTVQLRSWNHLLITVIAAVVAACVYLVAIGVPSAAGWVGGDLMGGYLASVLFLVPGFPLITGLLDLVRADYAAGLQRLTYAALIIIGAASSVWTVSLAVGVEPVAAEPLGLALPVELGVRAAATFVGVLGFALIFNSPWRIALAAATVSLLANSARFALTETGIPIQVATLVATVLVGLLAYAIARSRHVPRTAISVPAVVIMVPGYAMYTAFALVNAGQPAEAAILTLEALQTIIGAAFGLALAHLATSPAWRRVEQPR encoded by the coding sequence GTGAACGAGCAGGAGGGGCGCGCCTCCCGGCACGAGCCGGTGCCCACCACCACCAGTCCGATCGGCATGCCCGACTCCCTCACCGTCCGCTCCGAGGCCGCGGCCGCCGTCGGCGCCGAGCTGCTCGCCTCCGGGATGGCCTCCTACCGGGTGCGCTGGGCGATGAGCCGCACCGCCCACGCGCTCGGCCTGGACTCCTTCACCTCGCTCGTCAGCTACACCGACATCACCGCCACCGCCACCCTCAACGGCCGCTACCGCACCCGCCTCACCCAGCCCCGCCACGTCGGCGTGGACGTCGACCACCTCCACCGCACCCAGCGGTTCGTGGAGACCCTGCCCGAGCGTGGCGTCACCGCCGACGAGGTCTTCGCGGCGCTGGCCGCCATCCGCGCCCGCGGCCCCCTCCACGGCCGGGTCGTGAACGCCCTCGCCGCCGGGTTCGCGTGCGCCGCCTTCGCGGTGCTGAACCAGGCCGGACCCGTCGAGGCCGGGGCCGCGGGCCTCGCTGCGACCGTCGGCCAGGCCGTGCGCCGCACCGTCCAGCTGCGCAGCTGGAACCACCTGCTGATCACTGTGATCGCTGCGGTCGTCGCCGCCTGCGTGTACCTCGTGGCGATCGGTGTGCCGAGCGCGGCCGGCTGGGTGGGCGGGGACCTCATGGGCGGCTACCTCGCCTCCGTGCTCTTCCTCGTGCCCGGCTTCCCACTCATCACCGGACTGCTGGACCTCGTGCGGGCCGACTACGCCGCGGGGCTCCAGCGCCTCACCTACGCGGCGCTGATCATCATCGGCGCCGCGTCCTCCGTGTGGACCGTGAGCCTCGCGGTGGGGGTGGAGCCCGTCGCGGCCGAACCGCTCGGCCTCGCCCTGCCCGTCGAGCTCGGGGTGCGGGCGGCGGCGACCTTCGTGGGCGTGCTCGGCTTCGCCCTGATCTTCAACTCCCCCTGGCGGATCGCGCTCGCCGCGGCGACGGTGTCGCTCCTGGCCAACTCCGCACGCTTCGCCCTCACGGAGACGGGGATCCCCATCCAGGTCGCGACCCTGGTCGCCACCGTGCTCGTGGGCCTGCTCGCCTACGCCATCGCCCGCAGCCGCCACGTGCCGCGCACCGCGATCTCCGTGCCGGCGGTCGTGATCATGGTCCCCGGCTACGCGATGTACACCGCCTTCGCGCTCGTGAACGCGGGCCAGCCCGCCGAGGCCGCGATCCTCACCCTCGAGGCGCTGCAGACCATCATCGGCGCCGCCTTCGGCCTGGCGCTCGCGCACCTGGCGACCTCCCCGGCCTGGCGACGGGTCGAGCAGCCCCGCTGA
- the moaA gene encoding GTP 3',8-cyclase MoaA — MASRRVSLGIPVPRRTDETSPALPDTSDRPDTPALADRFGRAATDLRLSLTDFCNLRCTYCMPASGLTFLGRDQLLGVDEVVRLVRIGVERLGITQVRFTGGEPLTRPDLEEIIAGVAALTPRPDISVTTNAIGLDHRAEALRAAGLDRINVSLDSVVSETFERLTRRPLLHRVLAGIDGARAAGLGPIKINAVLMPGVNDHELPDLLDWCLERDLQLRVIEQMPLDADHIWDRGAMITADDVHAMLAPRYLLTPVDEPRDGAPAELFEVAGREDGRHLGRVGVIASVTRPFCADCRRTRLTAEGRVRTCLFSREETDLRGALRSGADDEEIARIWRAAQWGKKAGHGMDRADFVQPERPMSAIGG, encoded by the coding sequence ATGGCCTCGCGACGCGTTTCCCTCGGCATCCCCGTGCCGCGCCGCACGGACGAGACGTCCCCTGCGCTTCCCGACACCTCCGACCGTCCGGACACCCCCGCGCTCGCCGACCGCTTCGGCCGCGCCGCCACGGACCTGCGCCTGTCGCTCACCGACTTCTGCAACCTGCGCTGCACCTACTGCATGCCCGCCTCGGGGCTGACGTTCCTGGGCAGGGACCAGCTGCTCGGTGTGGACGAGGTGGTGCGTCTGGTGCGCATCGGCGTGGAGCGCCTGGGCATCACGCAGGTGCGCTTCACCGGCGGCGAGCCGCTCACCCGGCCCGATCTCGAGGAGATCATCGCGGGCGTCGCCGCGCTCACCCCGCGCCCGGACATCTCCGTGACCACGAACGCGATCGGCCTGGACCACCGCGCCGAGGCACTGCGCGCGGCGGGGCTGGACCGCATCAACGTGTCGCTGGACTCCGTGGTCTCCGAGACCTTCGAGCGCCTGACCCGTCGGCCGCTGCTGCACCGCGTACTCGCCGGGATCGACGGCGCCCGCGCCGCGGGCCTCGGCCCGATCAAGATCAACGCCGTGCTCATGCCCGGCGTGAACGACCACGAGCTGCCGGACCTGCTGGACTGGTGCCTCGAGCGCGACCTGCAGCTGCGGGTCATCGAGCAGATGCCTCTGGATGCGGACCACATCTGGGACCGCGGCGCGATGATCACGGCCGACGACGTCCACGCGATGCTCGCCCCCCGCTACCTCCTCACCCCCGTGGACGAGCCGCGCGACGGGGCGCCCGCGGAGCTGTTCGAGGTCGCAGGCCGCGAGGACGGCCGTCACCTGGGCCGGGTGGGCGTGATCGCCTCGGTCACCCGGCCGTTCTGCGCCGACTGCCGCCGCACCCGCCTCACCGCCGAGGGCCGTGTGCGCACCTGCCTGTTCTCCCGCGAGGAGACCGACCTGCGCGGGGCACTGCGCTCAGGCGCGGACGACGAGGAGATCGCGCGGATCTGGCGCGCCGCCCAGTGGGGCAAGAAGGCCGGGCACGGCATGGACCGCGCCGACTTCGTCCAGCCCGAGCGGCCGATGAGCGCGATCGGCGGCTGA
- a CDS encoding pseudouridine synthase, translated as MREGLDPVRWQVPPAPRPSADGPARASATGPTALAALAARFPALRDPEATPLEERFASGEVVDADGRAWGAEDPVGPGDELWFHRELRREHVPDVALPILHRDDHLLVLDKPHDMATMPRGAHVLASALVRLRRETGIDTLVPLHRLDRRTAGVLAFGIRPEDRPAYQQLFARREVHKAYEAIVVPGAGCSLPTGPGERALLRDRLVKHRGSLLAEVVPGEPNAETALEVLSAAPDRTLHLVLRPRTGRTHQLRLQLASRGAPIRGEDLYPVPRHDPDGPLRLLARELAFTDPVTGQERCFETAQELAPRSPTLEG; from the coding sequence ATGCGCGAGGGTCTCGACCCGGTGCGCTGGCAGGTCCCGCCCGCACCCCGCCCGTCGGCCGACGGGCCCGCCCGGGCGAGCGCGACCGGCCCGACGGCGCTCGCCGCCCTCGCGGCGAGGTTCCCGGCCCTGCGCGACCCGGAGGCGACGCCGCTCGAGGAGCGCTTCGCGAGCGGAGAGGTCGTGGATGCGGACGGCCGCGCCTGGGGCGCGGAGGACCCCGTCGGCCCCGGCGACGAGCTGTGGTTCCATCGCGAGCTGCGCCGGGAGCACGTGCCCGATGTCGCGCTCCCGATCCTCCACCGCGACGACCACCTGCTCGTGCTCGACAAGCCCCACGACATGGCCACCATGCCCCGCGGCGCCCACGTGCTGGCCAGCGCCCTGGTGCGCCTGCGCCGCGAGACCGGGATCGACACCCTCGTGCCCCTGCACCGCCTGGACCGCCGCACCGCCGGGGTGCTCGCCTTCGGGATCCGGCCCGAGGACCGCCCCGCGTACCAGCAGCTGTTCGCGCGGCGCGAGGTGCACAAGGCCTACGAGGCGATCGTCGTCCCGGGCGCGGGATGCTCCCTGCCGACGGGACCGGGGGAGCGGGCGCTGCTGCGCGACCGGCTCGTCAAGCACCGCGGCAGCCTCCTCGCCGAGGTCGTGCCCGGGGAGCCGAACGCCGAGACCGCCCTCGAGGTCCTCTCCGCGGCCCCGGACAGGACGCTGCACCTCGTGCTGCGCCCCCGCACCGGACGCACCCACCAGCTGCGCCTGCAGCTCGCCTCCCGCGGCGCGCCGATCCGGGGGGAGGACCTCTACCCCGTGCCGCGCCACGACCCCGACGGGCCGCTCCGGCTGCTCGCCCGTGAGCTCGCCTTCACCGACCCGGTCACGGGGCAGGAGCGGTGCTTCGAGACCGCGCAGGAGCTCGCCCCGCGGTCGCCTACGCTGGAGGGGTGA
- the moaC gene encoding cyclic pyranopterin monophosphate synthase MoaC, producing MVDVTAKAVTAREATARAVLRTREDVVARIASGDLPKGEALATARIAGIMGAKRTPDLIPLCHPLPLSGVELDLVPGGDRVEITARVRTKGVTGVEMEALTAASIAALTLYDMIKAVDHLAVIEQVQVLAKSGGKSGDWTRPDAPEKEESA from the coding sequence ATGGTCGACGTGACCGCCAAGGCCGTCACCGCCCGCGAGGCTACCGCCCGGGCCGTGCTGCGCACCCGCGAGGACGTCGTCGCCCGCATCGCGAGCGGCGACCTGCCCAAGGGCGAGGCACTCGCCACCGCGCGCATCGCCGGGATCATGGGTGCCAAGCGCACCCCCGACCTGATCCCGCTGTGCCACCCGCTGCCGCTGTCCGGGGTGGAGCTCGACCTCGTGCCGGGCGGCGACCGGGTCGAGATCACCGCGCGGGTGCGCACCAAGGGCGTCACCGGCGTGGAGATGGAGGCGCTGACCGCCGCGAGCATCGCGGCGCTGACCCTGTACGACATGATCAAGGCCGTGGACCACCTCGCCGTCATCGAGCAGGTCCAGGTCCTCGCCAAGTCCGGCGGCAAGAGCGGCGACTGGACCCGCCCCGACGCCCCGGAGAAGGAGGAGAGCGCATGA
- a CDS encoding molybdenum cofactor biosynthesis protein MoaE yields the protein MARAVTDPRCGAVVTFDGVVRDHDGGQGVARLEYSAHPSAEQVIAEVAAEIAERYPDCLVAVAHRVGPLAIGESALVCAVAAPHRKQAFAACDDLVDTVKQRVPIWKHQIFADGTSEWVGALG from the coding sequence ATGGCCCGGGCCGTCACCGACCCGCGCTGCGGCGCGGTCGTCACCTTCGACGGCGTGGTGCGCGACCACGACGGCGGGCAGGGCGTCGCGCGCCTGGAGTACTCCGCCCACCCCAGCGCAGAGCAGGTGATCGCCGAGGTCGCCGCCGAGATCGCCGAGCGCTACCCGGACTGCCTCGTCGCCGTCGCCCACCGCGTGGGCCCCCTCGCGATCGGGGAGTCGGCGCTCGTGTGCGCGGTCGCTGCCCCGCACCGCAAGCAGGCCTTCGCCGCCTGCGACGACCTCGTGGACACCGTCAAGCAGCGCGTCCCGATCTGGAAGCACCAGATCTTCGCCGACGGCACCAGCGAGTGGGTGGGCGCGCTCGGCTGA
- a CDS encoding ThiF family adenylyltransferase yields MRLPQLGELGQRRLRAARVAVIGAGGLGAPVLSYLAAAGIGEITVLDPDTVDVTNLHRQVLFTGADLGRAKAVAAAEHLRAQAPDVTVRAVVDALTPENALELLAGHHLVLDGTDNFPTRYLASDACEMLDLPLVWGSILAFSGQVSVFWGAGGRGVTYRDVHPVPPKPGEVPSCAEAGVLGMLCGVIGSTMAMEAVKVLAGMGDVLHGRLALYDALRARWDEVPLARDPRRAPVTALEDVMVTCGLPGPTGPAHDEVTAAELPGLLAAGERVIDIREDREVEGGMVAGAEHVPMGALLAGASADAAEELEGAVLYCAGGVRSASAQRVLGERGIRVRSLVGGFDGLVGSEVRISRP; encoded by the coding sequence ATGCGCCTGCCCCAGCTCGGCGAGCTCGGACAGCGCCGCCTGCGCGCCGCGCGGGTCGCCGTGATCGGTGCCGGCGGGCTCGGCGCGCCGGTGCTGTCCTACCTGGCGGCCGCCGGGATCGGGGAGATCACCGTGCTCGACCCCGACACCGTGGACGTCACGAACCTCCACCGCCAGGTGCTGTTCACCGGGGCGGACCTGGGCCGAGCGAAGGCCGTGGCCGCCGCGGAGCACCTGCGCGCCCAGGCCCCGGACGTGACGGTCCGCGCCGTGGTCGACGCGCTCACCCCCGAGAACGCGCTCGAGCTGCTGGCCGGGCACCACCTGGTCCTGGACGGGACCGACAACTTCCCCACCCGCTATCTCGCCTCCGACGCCTGCGAGATGCTGGACCTGCCGCTGGTGTGGGGGTCGATCCTCGCCTTCTCCGGCCAGGTCAGCGTGTTCTGGGGCGCAGGCGGGCGCGGGGTGACCTATCGCGATGTGCACCCGGTGCCGCCCAAGCCGGGCGAGGTGCCCAGCTGCGCCGAGGCCGGGGTGCTGGGGATGCTGTGCGGGGTGATCGGCTCGACCATGGCGATGGAGGCCGTGAAGGTCCTCGCCGGGATGGGCGACGTGCTCCACGGCCGCCTCGCCCTCTACGACGCGCTGCGCGCCCGCTGGGACGAGGTGCCGCTGGCCCGGGACCCGCGCCGCGCGCCGGTCACGGCGCTCGAGGACGTGATGGTGACCTGCGGCCTGCCCGGCCCGACCGGCCCCGCCCACGACGAGGTCACGGCCGCGGAGCTGCCCGGCCTGCTCGCGGCGGGGGAGCGAGTGATCGACATCCGCGAGGATCGCGAGGTCGAAGGCGGAATGGTCGCGGGCGCCGAGCACGTCCCGATGGGCGCGCTGCTGGCGGGGGCGTCGGCCGACGCGGCGGAGGAGCTCGAGGGGGCGGTGCTCTACTGCGCCGGAGGGGTGCGCTCGGCGAGCGCGCAGCGGGTGCTCGGCGAGAGAGGCATCCGGGTGCGCTCCCTGGTGGGCGGCTTCGACGGCCTCGTCGGCAGCGAGGTCCGGATCAGTCGGCCCTGA
- the groES gene encoding co-chaperone GroES codes for MSVSIKPLEDRVVVKPLEAEQTTASGLVIPDTAKEKPQEGEVVAVGAGRFDDKGERIPMDVKVGDKVVFSKYGGTELKYGNEEFLVLGARDILAIIEA; via the coding sequence ATGTCGGTCTCCATCAAGCCCCTCGAGGACCGCGTCGTCGTCAAGCCGCTCGAGGCTGAGCAGACCACCGCTTCCGGCCTGGTCATCCCGGACACCGCCAAGGAGAAGCCGCAGGAGGGCGAGGTCGTCGCCGTCGGCGCCGGTCGTTTCGACGACAAGGGCGAGCGCATCCCCATGGACGTGAAGGTCGGTGACAAGGTCGTCTTCTCCAAGTACGGCGGCACCGAGCTCAAGTACGGCAACGAGGAGTTCCTCGTCCTGGGCGCCCGCGACATCCTCGCCATCATCGAGGCCTGA
- a CDS encoding MoaD/ThiS family protein: protein MSTGEDIVTSTSGTTEHGTTTHAADASALPLIEVHLFAAAAAEYGADRESVRAATLQGVLDVLLGGASPEATRVIDRSSLLVNAVACTDRDRTLADGDRVDVLPPFAGG, encoded by the coding sequence ATGAGCACGGGAGAGGACATCGTGACCAGCACGAGCGGGACGACGGAGCACGGGACGACGACGCACGCTGCGGACGCGTCGGCCCTGCCCCTGATCGAGGTGCACCTGTTCGCCGCGGCCGCCGCCGAATACGGGGCGGACCGCGAGAGCGTCCGCGCCGCCACCCTCCAGGGCGTGCTCGACGTGCTCCTCGGCGGCGCCTCCCCGGAGGCGACCCGCGTCATCGACCGCTCGAGCCTGCTCGTGAACGCCGTGGCCTGCACCGACCGCGACCGCACCCTGGCCGACGGGGACCGAGTGGACGTGCTGCCGCCCTTCGCGGGCGGCTGA
- a CDS encoding molybdopterin molybdotransferase MoeA, with protein sequence MSGERIPLADHVADAVALLAGVRTTEVIALDGAATGRVAAAELRSRVDVPGADNSQMDGYAASAADLGGDGEEVTLPLGDVIAAGDAPGTLAPGTARAIMTGAPIPGGADLVIPVEESAAGRFAPTDGSGRSADGDEVDRGAADGVAADGRAADATVTLTPTSTAFGRFVRPRGSDTRAGDTVLREGRLLTPARIAHLAVCGLRDVEVEARLRVIVLSTGSEVTGPSADAPAPGGVHDANGPGLAAALTEAGAEVVHVGAVRDDADVLLGHLREQVARHDADLVVTSGGVSQGAFEVVRHAAAHRGVTLAFPTVAMQPGGPQGIGTLEVDGRRVPWLAFPGNPVSALLSCELIARPALGAPPRRRLHLPVQLEADEPSPSRLDQYRRARVLPSGRVRLVGGPSSHLIGGYAAADALARIPVGTATLRDGDMVETLLIPGGDA encoded by the coding sequence ATGAGCGGCGAGCGGATCCCCCTGGCCGACCACGTGGCCGATGCCGTCGCGCTGCTCGCCGGGGTGCGCACCACGGAGGTCATCGCCCTGGACGGTGCCGCGACCGGACGCGTCGCCGCCGCCGAGCTGCGCTCCCGCGTGGACGTGCCCGGCGCGGACAACTCCCAGATGGACGGCTACGCGGCCAGCGCTGCGGACCTTGGCGGCGACGGCGAGGAGGTCACCCTCCCGCTCGGCGACGTGATCGCCGCGGGCGACGCCCCCGGCACCCTCGCCCCCGGCACGGCGCGCGCCATCATGACCGGCGCCCCGATCCCAGGCGGCGCCGACCTCGTCATCCCGGTCGAGGAGAGCGCGGCCGGCCGCTTCGCGCCGACCGACGGGTCGGGACGGTCGGCCGACGGTGATGAGGTCGATCGGGGCGCAGCGGACGGAGTTGCCGCCGACGGACGCGCAGCGGATGCGACCGTCACCCTCACCCCGACGAGCACCGCCTTCGGCCGCTTCGTTCGCCCCCGCGGCTCGGACACCCGCGCCGGCGACACCGTGCTGCGCGAGGGTCGGCTGCTCACCCCCGCCCGCATCGCGCACCTGGCCGTCTGCGGTCTGCGGGACGTCGAGGTCGAGGCGCGACTGCGCGTCATCGTCCTCTCCACCGGTTCCGAGGTCACCGGTCCGTCGGCCGACGCGCCCGCCCCCGGCGGGGTCCATGACGCCAACGGACCCGGCCTCGCCGCCGCCCTCACCGAGGCCGGCGCCGAGGTGGTCCACGTCGGCGCCGTCCGGGACGACGCCGACGTGCTCCTCGGGCACCTGCGCGAGCAGGTCGCCCGCCACGACGCGGACCTCGTGGTCACCAGCGGCGGGGTCAGCCAGGGCGCCTTCGAGGTGGTGCGCCACGCCGCCGCGCACCGCGGCGTGACCCTCGCCTTCCCGACCGTCGCCATGCAGCCGGGCGGCCCGCAGGGCATCGGCACCCTCGAGGTCGACGGGCGCCGCGTCCCCTGGCTCGCCTTCCCCGGCAACCCCGTCTCCGCGCTGCTGAGCTGCGAGCTGATCGCCCGCCCCGCCCTCGGAGCCCCGCCGCGCCGCCGCCTGCACCTGCCCGTCCAGCTCGAGGCCGACGAGCCCTCGCCCTCGCGCCTGGACCAGTACCGCCGCGCCCGCGTGCTGCCGTCCGGACGGGTGCGCCTGGTGGGCGGCCCCTCCAGCCACCTCATCGGCGGCTACGCCGCGGCCGACGCGCTCGCGAGGATCCCCGTCGGCACCGCGACCCTCCGCGACGGCGACATGGTCGAGACCCTGCTGATCCCCGGAGGAGACGCATGA
- a CDS encoding MogA/MoaB family molybdenum cofactor biosynthesis protein encodes MRQMPAQRTDADCTARDESDEAPLMTGSALVLIASTRASDGTYEDRTGPLLVDWLRGRGLDPVTKQVVPDGPEVGRALAAAIEAGTDLVITSGGTGIAPTDVTPEQTAPFIEREIPGILEEVRRIGAEKKATALLSRGLAGMAGRTFVVNLPGSRGGVKDGITVLDPLLDHLLEQRDGGDHA; translated from the coding sequence ATGAGGCAGATGCCGGCCCAGCGCACCGATGCCGACTGCACCGCCCGCGACGAGAGCGACGAGGCACCGCTCATGACCGGCAGTGCGCTCGTGCTCATAGCCTCGACCCGCGCCTCCGACGGCACCTACGAGGACCGCACCGGCCCGCTGCTCGTGGACTGGCTGCGCGGACGGGGCCTGGACCCCGTCACGAAGCAGGTCGTCCCCGACGGGCCCGAGGTGGGGCGCGCGCTCGCCGCGGCCATCGAGGCCGGCACCGACCTCGTGATCACCTCCGGCGGCACCGGCATCGCCCCCACGGACGTCACCCCCGAGCAGACAGCCCCCTTCATCGAGCGGGAGATCCCCGGGATCCTCGAGGAGGTGCGGCGCATCGGTGCCGAGAAGAAGGCCACCGCCCTGCTCAGCCGCGGCCTCGCCGGGATGGCCGGACGCACCTTCGTGGTGAACCTGCCCGGCTCCCGCGGCGGCGTGAAGGACGGCATCACCGTGCTCGACCCGCTCCTGGACCACCTTCTCGAGCAGCGCGACGGCGGGGACCACGCATGA